A genomic window from Streptomyces mirabilis includes:
- the bldC gene encoding developmental transcriptional regulator BldC: MTARTPDAEPLLTPAEVATMFRVDPKTVTRWAKAGKLTSIRTLGGHRRYREAEVRALLAGIPQQRSEA; encoded by the coding sequence ATGACCGCTCGCACCCCTGATGCCGAGCCGCTGCTGACCCCGGCTGAGGTCGCCACGATGTTCCGCGTCGACCCCAAGACGGTCACGCGGTGGGCGAAGGCCGGCAAGCTGACATCCATCCGCACGCTCGGCGGGCACCGCCGCTACCGCGAGGCTGAGGTCCGCGCGCTACTCGCGGGTATCCCGCAGCAGCGTAGCGAGGCCTGA